One part of the Arachidicoccus terrestris genome encodes these proteins:
- a CDS encoding HesA/MoeB/ThiF family protein: MYQDPSGTITDKPEATDHAQLTKEDFMLYGRQMLVPEIGAEGQLKLARSKVMVIGAGGLGCPILQYLSGAGVGHLACIDFDHIEIHNLHRQILYRPDQTGQLKVQVAADVLAARRGPGRFEWKNEKLTRENAGRLLSGYDLVIDGTDNFPTRYAVSDSCRTLKIPVVYGSILGFEGQLAVFGHKGGKTLRDLFPEPPKPGSAPNCAENGVLATLPGIIGLLMAQESLKLLMDLPVLHNQLVLFNTLNWQWRTLSF; this comes from the coding sequence ATGTATCAGGATCCATCAGGGACTATCACTGACAAACCGGAAGCCACTGATCATGCTCAACTGACCAAAGAAGACTTTATGTTATATGGCCGCCAAATGCTGGTTCCCGAGATCGGCGCCGAAGGCCAGCTGAAACTCGCCAGGTCAAAAGTCATGGTGATCGGTGCCGGTGGACTGGGCTGTCCTATTCTCCAGTATCTGAGCGGTGCCGGGGTCGGGCATCTGGCCTGTATCGATTTTGACCATATCGAAATACACAACCTGCATCGGCAGATACTGTATAGGCCGGACCAGACCGGACAGTTAAAAGTGCAGGTGGCGGCTGATGTGCTGGCGGCGCGGCGCGGGCCGGGTAGATTTGAATGGAAAAATGAAAAATTGACCCGCGAAAATGCCGGGAGATTACTGAGCGGTTATGACCTGGTGATAGACGGGACTGACAACTTTCCTACCCGCTATGCGGTCAGTGACAGCTGTCGTACACTGAAAATCCCGGTGGTGTATGGCAGTATCCTCGGATTTGAGGGGCAGCTGGCTGTTTTCGGGCATAAGGGAGGAAAAACACTGCGTGATCTGTTTCCTGAGCCGCCAAAACCAGGTTCCGCCCCTAATTGTGCTGAAAATGGTGTACTGGCCACTTTACCCGGTATTATCGGGCTACTCATGGCGCAGGAATCCCTGAAATTGCTCATGGATTTGCCGGTACTGCATAACCAGCTGGTGTTATTCAATACCCTGAACTGGCAATGGAGGACGTTATCCTTTTAA
- the thiH gene encoding 2-iminoacetate synthase ThiH: MADMTSKAAADTPQAAAGTDFLTVFNRYSWEEVQKKIRLKTAQDVLNALQHSRPGLEEFMALLSVAAAGYLEPMARKARQLTVQRFGKTIRLFAPLYLSNKCQNICTYCGFSLDNKIPRKTLTALEVEAEAAILKQYGFDQILLVTGEAAREVNTDYFVRTVRQLKKQFAQISLEVQPLYEHEYKALNEAGAYGITVYQETYHRAAYKQYHLRGRKANFDFRLETAERACRAGIRKIGMGVLLGLQDWRVDSFMTMLHLRFMRHRYWQTGYSLSFPRLRPAAGALSPAFPVSDKELLQLILAYRICDPDLDISLSTRETETFRDHLIGLGITTMSAGSKTNPGGYATDSDSLEQFEISDERSLATICQVIQQAGYDPVFKDWDLALAAGNSDAYF, encoded by the coding sequence ATGGCAGATATGACATCAAAGGCAGCCGCTGACACGCCACAGGCCGCCGCAGGAACCGATTTTTTGACCGTTTTTAATCGTTACAGCTGGGAAGAGGTTCAAAAAAAGATCCGTCTTAAAACAGCGCAGGATGTGTTAAACGCATTGCAGCATTCCCGTCCGGGATTGGAAGAATTTATGGCATTACTGTCAGTTGCCGCGGCGGGTTATCTTGAGCCGATGGCCCGCAAGGCCAGGCAGCTGACCGTGCAGCGGTTCGGCAAGACCATTCGCTTATTCGCACCCCTTTATCTGAGCAATAAATGCCAGAATATATGCACCTACTGCGGCTTCAGCCTGGACAATAAGATCCCCAGGAAAACACTGACAGCGCTGGAGGTTGAAGCGGAAGCCGCGATATTAAAACAATATGGGTTTGACCAGATACTCTTGGTAACGGGAGAAGCGGCCAGGGAAGTCAACACTGATTATTTTGTGCGCACTGTGAGGCAGCTGAAAAAACAGTTTGCCCAGATCTCTTTAGAAGTGCAGCCGCTCTATGAGCACGAATACAAAGCGTTAAATGAGGCCGGCGCTTATGGAATTACCGTTTATCAGGAGACCTATCACAGAGCCGCTTATAAACAGTACCACCTCAGAGGCCGCAAAGCCAATTTTGATTTCCGGCTTGAAACGGCTGAAAGAGCCTGCCGGGCAGGTATCCGTAAAATAGGGATGGGCGTCTTACTCGGCCTGCAGGACTGGCGGGTAGACAGTTTTATGACAATGCTGCATCTTCGGTTTATGCGCCACCGTTACTGGCAGACCGGATACAGTCTGTCGTTTCCCCGTCTCCGGCCGGCCGCAGGGGCGTTGTCACCGGCTTTCCCGGTTTCTGATAAAGAACTCTTGCAGCTGATCCTGGCTTATCGTATCTGTGATCCGGATCTGGATATTTCTCTGTCCACCAGAGAGACTGAAACCTTTAGAGATCATCTTATCGGGTTGGGGATAACCACAATGAGTGCAGGCTCCAAAACCAATCCCGGCGGTTACGCTACTGACAGTGACTCTCTGGAGCAGTTTGAAATCAGCGATGAGCGATCCCTGGCCACTATCTGTCAAGTCATTCAACAGGCAGGATATGATCCTGTTTTTAAGGACTGGGATCTGGCGCTCGCGGCGGGTAATAGTGATGCATATTTTTAA
- a CDS encoding thiazole synthase gives MDTTETLERTKMGVVEDALVIAGETFSSRLLLGTGKYGDLAVMRTAIETSGTEMVTLALRRLQSRQSGTAGLSEGGSLLDYIPKQPGKNAPHSQPMRLLPNTSGARNAAEAVLAAQLARELLHTNFIKLEIHPDPSHLMPDPVETLQAAAVLVQKGFIVLPYVHADPVLCKRLEQAGVAAVMPLGSPIGSNLGLKSRDFLEIIIAEATIPVIIDAGIGSPSDAALAMEMGADAVLISTAVATAADPVTMATAFKLAVEAGRLAYRAGLAGRGRLGEASSPLTDFLS, from the coding sequence ATGGACACTACAGAAACATTAGAAAGAACGAAAATGGGCGTGGTGGAAGATGCCCTTGTCATCGCAGGAGAAACATTTTCTTCCAGACTGTTACTGGGGACAGGAAAATACGGAGACCTTGCGGTCATGCGTACCGCCATTGAAACTTCGGGCACAGAAATGGTCACACTGGCACTTCGGCGTTTGCAGTCAAGGCAGAGCGGTACGGCAGGGCTAAGTGAAGGCGGCTCGTTGCTGGACTATATTCCCAAACAACCAGGGAAAAACGCACCGCATAGTCAGCCCATGCGTTTGCTGCCCAATACCTCTGGTGCCAGAAATGCTGCCGAAGCTGTATTAGCGGCGCAGCTGGCACGGGAACTGCTGCATACTAATTTTATTAAACTGGAAATTCATCCTGATCCGTCACACTTGATGCCGGATCCGGTGGAGACCCTACAGGCAGCGGCCGTCCTTGTTCAAAAAGGTTTTATCGTACTGCCTTATGTACATGCCGATCCCGTTCTTTGCAAGCGGCTCGAGCAGGCAGGTGTAGCAGCCGTAATGCCGCTTGGATCGCCCATTGGAAGCAATCTGGGCCTCAAAAGCCGGGATTTTTTGGAGATAATTATTGCAGAGGCTACTATACCCGTCATTATTGATGCGGGCATTGGCAGCCCCTCCGATGCGGCCCTGGCAATGGAAATGGGCGCAGACGCCGTACTCATCAGCACGGCCGTTGCGACGGCTGCCGATCCTGTCACAATGGCCACTGCCTTTAAACTGGCTGTCGAAGCAGGCAGGCTGGCCTATCGTGCGGGACTGGCCGGGCGCGGAAGGCTGGGAGAGGCCAGCAGTCCGCTGACCGACTTTTTATCCTGA
- a CDS encoding thiamine phosphate synthase, with protein MNHLPRIAIPDVKKSWARWQFVSQGAMPAEHLFYIHLALEAGCRWIQLRLKEVDEPDIIRTGNAVAQLCRAYNARFILNDYPHLVKMVHAQGVHLGLEDQPVAAARQLLGRDYLIGGTANTGGDVLARVAEEVDYIGLGPYRFTRTKKKLSPVLGLEGYRRILGEDKERRVVPCPVYAIGGIIPEDLPLLMGTAINGVAISGWLTRLVDLTALQVSRRSLTLDNVIDQYHQWKIRYPDAVPHVSGQVKILDALLHENSV; from the coding sequence ATGAATCATTTACCCCGTATTGCCATACCTGATGTAAAAAAGAGCTGGGCCAGATGGCAATTTGTTTCTCAAGGCGCAATGCCGGCAGAGCATCTGTTTTATATTCATCTGGCGCTGGAAGCCGGATGCCGCTGGATACAGCTGCGACTCAAAGAAGTAGATGAGCCGGATATTATTCGAACCGGCAATGCAGTGGCGCAGCTTTGCCGGGCCTATAATGCCAGATTTATATTAAATGATTATCCTCATCTGGTAAAAATGGTGCATGCCCAGGGCGTGCATCTCGGTCTGGAAGATCAGCCGGTTGCAGCAGCCAGGCAGCTCCTGGGGCGTGACTATCTTATTGGCGGAACGGCGAATACCGGCGGCGATGTGTTGGCAAGGGTAGCGGAAGAAGTAGACTATATTGGTCTTGGCCCTTACAGGTTCACCCGTACAAAAAAGAAGCTGAGCCCTGTGCTCGGGCTGGAAGGCTACAGGCGGATACTGGGGGAAGATAAAGAGCGAAGAGTAGTCCCCTGCCCGGTCTATGCGATCGGCGGGATTATCCCGGAGGATCTGCCCCTGTTAATGGGAACGGCAATAAATGGCGTCGCTATTTCGGGATGGTTGACCCGGCTGGTGGATCTGACAGCCCTGCAGGTCTCTAGAAGGTCCCTTACTTTAGATAATGTCATTGACCAATACCATCAATGGAAAATCCGGTATCCGGATGCTGTGCCTCACGTATCGGGGCAGGTAAAAATACTGGACGCTCTATTACATGAAAATTCAGTCTGA
- a CDS encoding bifunctional hydroxymethylpyrimidine kinase/phosphomethylpyrimidine kinase has product MEKYGDTVKRILQAETDRPFVLSIAGVDPSAGAGLLSDIKTLQSQGVYGLGLASCTTVQTDEKLYHVDWQNVETICYSLKTLCARFAIRTVKIGVMADRTMLQKILTQIHEDLPEALIVWDPVLKASSGVRFFHLTQDDLTGKNAVCWTSILQRCHVVTPNAEEAIILCRLLGLERSSGLDTSAATLDPLMRQISRCADTAVVLKGGHLTDSPPVDTLYHFVSATQTLEVHVAGRKWKREQKEADNALAGKHGSGCVHSSFLAAALAKGLPLPEAVVLAKDYMEQFLCTGRGNLGVHAMHHS; this is encoded by the coding sequence ATGGAAAAATATGGGGATACGGTGAAGCGTATTTTACAGGCAGAGACCGATAGACCCTTTGTGCTGAGCATTGCAGGGGTTGACCCAAGCGCGGGCGCAGGGCTGTTGTCGGATATAAAAACGTTGCAGAGCCAGGGTGTCTATGGGCTTGGCCTTGCCAGTTGCACGACAGTTCAGACAGATGAAAAGCTCTATCATGTCGATTGGCAAAACGTAGAAACGATCTGCTACTCTCTTAAAACATTATGTGCGCGCTTTGCTATCCGGACAGTAAAAATAGGTGTTATGGCAGACCGGACAATGCTGCAGAAAATATTGACGCAGATTCATGAAGATCTGCCGGAAGCTTTGATTGTATGGGATCCTGTATTAAAAGCCTCCTCCGGCGTCCGGTTTTTCCATCTCACGCAGGATGACCTGACAGGCAAGAATGCCGTCTGCTGGACATCTATTTTGCAGCGCTGTCATGTGGTGACGCCCAATGCGGAAGAGGCTATTATACTGTGTCGGCTATTGGGTCTGGAACGCAGCTCAGGACTTGACACTTCTGCGGCGACCCTGGATCCGCTTATGCGGCAAATAAGCCGGTGTGCCGACACGGCAGTGGTACTTAAAGGGGGCCATCTGACTGATAGCCCCCCTGTTGATACCTTATATCATTTTGTATCTGCTACTCAGACATTGGAAGTTCATGTAGCTGGAAGGAAGTGGAAGCGAGAGCAAAAGGAAGCAGACAACGCCCTTGCCGGAAAGCATGGCTCAGGTTGTGTACATAGCAGCTTCCTGGCTGCGGCGCTGGCAAAGGGCCTTCCGTTGCCAGAAGCCGTGGTGCTCGCCAAAGATTATATGGAACAATTTTTATGTACGGGCCGGGGAAACCTGGGTGTACATGCCATGCATCATAGCTGA
- a CDS encoding thiamine phosphate synthase: MIIVISRPELADVRLSYGEVALMTALLDQGLELLHVRKPAADFAALTSLIDQFKMEDRPKIVLHPPKDLLGDPDTEGRLGQLLQWMEQMGLYRLHIPGWLRVQAAEALLSSLRSVEHRMAFSTGIHTPAELDALSQNRKSSLRYDYVLVSPLFDSLSKRGYKANPALWRVVRENKNPHGCRRIAMGGIQAKSLPAIRNAGFDGAALLGAVWRSLDVDKPSAWEKKITGYFKICSGIWKNMGIR, translated from the coding sequence ATGATAATTGTAATCTCCAGACCGGAACTTGCCGATGTCCGTTTATCATACGGCGAGGTCGCTTTGATGACAGCGCTGCTGGACCAGGGGCTCGAACTGCTGCATGTTCGCAAGCCCGCGGCGGATTTTGCTGCGTTGACATCTTTGATAGATCAGTTTAAAATGGAAGATCGGCCAAAGATCGTTCTGCATCCGCCTAAAGATTTGTTGGGCGATCCAGATACGGAAGGCCGGTTGGGGCAACTGTTGCAATGGATGGAACAAATGGGTTTATACAGGTTGCATATTCCGGGGTGGTTGCGTGTACAGGCTGCAGAGGCACTCTTATCAAGCCTGAGATCTGTGGAGCATAGAATGGCCTTCTCCACCGGTATTCATACACCTGCTGAGCTTGATGCTTTGTCCCAAAACAGGAAATCTTCTCTGCGGTATGATTATGTATTGGTCAGTCCACTGTTTGACAGTCTGTCCAAACGCGGGTATAAAGCAAATCCAGCCCTCTGGCGAGTGGTACGGGAAAATAAAAACCCTCATGGTTGCAGACGAATAGCCATGGGTGGCATTCAGGCGAAAAGCCTGCCGGCTATAAGAAACGCTGGTTTTGACGGTGCCGCTTTACTGGGTGCTGTCTGGCGTTCTTTAGATGTCGATAAGCCGTCGGCGTGGGAAAAGAAGATAACGGGCTACTTTAAAATCTGTTCAGGTATATGGAAAAATATGGGGATACGGTGA
- the thiC gene encoding phosphomethylpyrimidine synthase ThiC yields the protein MENSLDARSPQQKISQGPISGSRKIYVSGSINAIQVPMREIMQADTKGADGRAVPNRPVVVYDSSGAYTDPKIPIDIHQGLQRSRDCWLSLNKDIEELSGPSAQFTKALLDGAPASSIPVFPGKSRPKRAKANANVTQLHYARKGIITPEMEYVAIRENQHLALMGDLDPVLNAQHPGEAFHAGRIPEIITPEYVRAEIAAGRAIIPANINHPEMEPMIIGRNFLVKINANIGNSAVISDMHNEVEKAVWACRWGADTIMDLSTGNDIHETREWIIRNAPVPIGTVPIYQALEKVDGIAENLTWEIFRDTLIEQAEQGVSYFTIHAGVLLRYIHLTAKRVTGIVSRGGSIMAKWCLFHHKENFLYTHFDEICTIMKSYDVAFSLGDGLRPGSIADANDAAQFAELETLGELTRMAWRHDVQVMVEGPGHVPMHMIKENMDKQLAECDQAPFYTLGPLTTDIAPGYDHITSAIGAAMIGWFGTAMLCYVTPKEHLGLPDREDVKTGVITYKLAAHAADLAKGHPGAQYRDNALSKARFEFRWEDQFNLSLDPDTARAFHDATLPAPGAKLAHFCSMCGPKFCSMKITEEIRKSALSGMQDMADKFKETGKEIYL from the coding sequence ATGGAAAACTCCTTAGATGCCCGGTCACCCCAACAAAAAATTTCTCAGGGGCCGATTTCCGGATCTCGTAAAATATATGTATCCGGTTCAATAAACGCCATACAAGTTCCGATGCGCGAAATCATGCAGGCAGACACGAAAGGCGCTGACGGCAGGGCGGTTCCCAACCGGCCGGTTGTCGTTTATGACAGCTCCGGTGCCTACACGGATCCAAAGATCCCTATTGATATTCATCAGGGGCTTCAGCGTTCCAGGGATTGCTGGCTTAGCTTGAATAAGGATATAGAAGAGCTCTCCGGCCCAAGTGCACAGTTTACAAAAGCCTTGCTGGATGGCGCTCCGGCTTCTTCGATACCCGTATTTCCCGGGAAATCCAGGCCCAAAAGAGCAAAAGCCAATGCGAATGTTACCCAGTTGCATTATGCCCGTAAAGGGATTATTACCCCTGAAATGGAGTATGTCGCGATTCGGGAAAACCAGCATCTGGCCTTGATGGGAGATCTTGATCCGGTATTGAACGCTCAGCATCCGGGAGAGGCTTTTCATGCCGGAAGAATACCGGAAATCATCACGCCTGAGTATGTCCGCGCTGAAATTGCGGCCGGCCGGGCGATTATACCCGCTAATATCAATCATCCGGAAATGGAGCCCATGATCATTGGCCGTAATTTTCTCGTGAAGATCAATGCCAATATCGGTAACAGTGCGGTTATCTCCGATATGCATAATGAAGTTGAAAAAGCGGTCTGGGCTTGCCGTTGGGGGGCGGACACGATTATGGATCTTTCTACCGGTAACGATATTCACGAGACCAGGGAATGGATTATCCGTAATGCGCCGGTACCCATTGGTACAGTGCCTATCTACCAGGCACTGGAAAAAGTAGACGGTATTGCCGAAAACCTTACCTGGGAAATCTTCAGGGATACCTTGATTGAGCAGGCAGAGCAAGGTGTTTCTTATTTTACCATACATGCCGGCGTATTGCTGCGTTATATTCATCTTACGGCAAAAAGGGTGACCGGCATTGTTTCCAGAGGTGGATCGATCATGGCCAAATGGTGTCTGTTTCATCATAAAGAAAACTTCTTATACACGCATTTTGATGAGATCTGTACGATCATGAAAAGTTATGATGTCGCTTTTTCACTGGGTGACGGCCTGAGGCCCGGCAGTATCGCAGATGCGAACGATGCGGCACAATTCGCTGAGCTGGAAACCTTGGGCGAACTGACGCGCATGGCCTGGCGGCATGATGTGCAAGTGATGGTAGAAGGGCCGGGGCATGTTCCCATGCATATGATTAAAGAGAATATGGATAAGCAACTGGCGGAGTGTGACCAGGCGCCCTTTTATACCTTAGGGCCCCTCACCACAGATATCGCACCGGGATACGATCATATTACTTCAGCAATCGGTGCTGCCATGATCGGTTGGTTCGGCACCGCTATGCTTTGTTACGTGACACCTAAAGAGCATCTGGGCCTGCCAGACAGAGAGGATGTGAAAACCGGCGTCATTACCTATAAGCTGGCAGCGCACGCGGCGGATCTGGCCAAGGGGCATCCGGGGGCTCAATATAGAGATAATGCGCTTAGTAAGGCCCGTTTTGAATTCAGATGGGAGGATCAGTTTAATTTATCTCTTGATCCCGATACGGCAAGAGCGTTCCATGATGCGACACTTCCTGCACCGGGCGCTAAGCTGGCGCATTTTTGTTCCATGTGTGGTCCCAAGTTTTGTTCCATGAAAATAACGGAAGAGATCAGGAAAAGTGCATTATCCGGCATGCAGGATATGGCGGACAAGTTTAAAGAAACCGGAAAGGAAATCTATCTTTAA
- the thiS gene encoding sulfur carrier protein ThiS, whose translation MELEINQKKQNFSLEPAGADGLSNPLSLENVMEQLYPDRPGGIAVALHDQVIARANWPSTFLKEHDKLLILTATQGG comes from the coding sequence ATGGAACTGGAAATTAATCAGAAAAAACAGAATTTCTCCTTAGAGCCAGCAGGCGCTGACGGACTTTCAAATCCCTTGTCGCTGGAAAATGTGATGGAGCAGCTTTACCCCGATCGCCCCGGTGGTATTGCCGTTGCATTACATGATCAGGTCATTGCCAGAGCTAACTGGCCATCGACCTTTTTGAAAGAGCATGACAAGTTATTGATTCTAACCGCCACACAGGGTGGTTAA
- a CDS encoding FAD-dependent oxidoreductase produces the protein MMMRPTGSIWEADSLEVDFPGLAAEHITDVLIIGGGITGISLAALLAEQGQPSTVVEACRVGKGTTGHSTGNLYELMDTSLTEFCDKYNEEKMRSVTQARKKGLELIADLTNRYAIEAKQRRCDMYLFSMDADGIDFNRQEFRAARKLNLPVREATGDEIPLPSFEGFKLEGQMQINPLRYVTELSQKISPELVKIFEASPVIEMQREKDHFTVRTRDGIIHAKTVVHATHTPKGLMFEQALLGPYREYGIACRLSHALAFNGIYWGQLKNEKFSVRFYEIEEVPYVLVIGKKHKTGDVMDNERLIKELKEFAYQYFPVQSVVYCWGGQHYRPADLLPYIGKTGPGEYIATGYATDGLVYGTLAASILRDLILEGKSEFAALFSPSRFNPLKSAKNFVRENIDVAAKLVKRVLDIGTYHDKDFSKVQVETGEVINHGGHKLAVYRAPDKKLIVKSAVCPHMGCIVGFNSAEQSWDCPCHGSRFAVTGEVLEGPSLAPLASITGNKGKVEIIEPKQ, from the coding sequence ATGATGATGAGGCCAACAGGATCAATATGGGAGGCGGACAGTTTGGAAGTGGATTTTCCGGGCCTGGCAGCAGAACATATAACAGATGTCTTGATTATCGGCGGAGGTATCACAGGTATATCACTGGCGGCCCTGCTTGCGGAACAAGGTCAGCCGTCAACTGTGGTAGAGGCTTGCCGGGTTGGAAAGGGCACGACGGGACATAGCACCGGTAACTTATATGAATTAATGGATACTTCTCTTACTGAGTTCTGCGATAAATATAATGAAGAGAAGATGCGAAGTGTTACTCAGGCCAGGAAGAAGGGACTTGAACTCATCGCGGACTTGACCAACAGATATGCTATTGAGGCGAAACAGCGCCGCTGTGATATGTATTTATTTAGTATGGATGCAGATGGTATTGATTTTAACCGGCAGGAATTCCGTGCTGCGAGAAAATTAAATTTGCCGGTCAGGGAGGCAACTGGAGATGAAATTCCATTGCCATCATTTGAAGGTTTTAAGCTGGAAGGGCAGATGCAAATTAATCCGTTGCGCTATGTTACGGAGCTCAGTCAGAAAATAAGCCCTGAACTTGTCAAGATATTTGAAGCTTCGCCGGTTATAGAGATGCAGCGCGAAAAAGATCATTTTACCGTGCGTACCCGCGACGGGATCATTCATGCAAAAACTGTCGTTCATGCCACCCACACGCCGAAAGGCTTGATGTTTGAGCAGGCGCTTTTAGGCCCTTACAGGGAATATGGGATTGCTTGCCGGCTAAGCCATGCACTTGCCTTTAACGGTATATATTGGGGGCAGTTAAAAAATGAGAAATTTTCTGTCCGGTTTTATGAAATAGAAGAGGTGCCGTATGTGCTGGTGATTGGTAAAAAGCACAAGACGGGCGATGTGATGGATAATGAAAGATTGATTAAAGAACTGAAGGAATTCGCTTATCAGTATTTTCCTGTACAGTCAGTGGTGTATTGCTGGGGTGGCCAGCATTACAGGCCAGCTGACCTGCTTCCTTATATAGGTAAGACTGGCCCCGGTGAATATATAGCCACCGGATATGCTACGGATGGTCTTGTGTATGGCACGCTTGCCGCCTCCATTCTCAGGGATCTTATTTTGGAAGGGAAAAGTGAATTTGCGGCATTATTTTCTCCCTCCAGGTTTAATCCGCTTAAGTCGGCAAAAAACTTTGTCCGGGAAAATATCGACGTTGCGGCTAAGTTGGTCAAGCGGGTGCTTGACATCGGAACTTATCATGACAAAGATTTTTCGAAAGTACAGGTGGAAACGGGCGAAGTGATTAATCATGGAGGTCATAAATTAGCTGTATACAGGGCACCGGATAAAAAACTCATTGTTAAATCTGCTGTTTGCCCGCATATGGGATGTATCGTTGGGTTCAACAGCGCTGAACAATCCTGGGATTGTCCCTGCCACGGAAGCCGGTTTGCCGTAACCGGTGAGGTGCTGGAAGGGCCATCTCTGGCGCCGCTGGCTTCTATAACAGGTAATAAAGGGAAGGTTGAAATTATTGAACCTAAGCAATAA
- a CDS encoding glycosyltransferase family 4 protein: MKIAQIAPLIEAVPPRFYGGTERVVHYLTEELVAMGHDVTLFASGDSRTSASLVPVVGKCLRMDNQCSNPISYQVIQLKEVMARAHEFDLLHFHTDFLHFPWLEHSNIPHITTLHGRQDLAENMAIYRNFPNERIVSISNNQRIPLPGAGWLSTVYHGIPQDLHHTGKGRGGYLAFLGRISPEKGIEQAIEIAIGANIPLRIAAKIDPSEVDYFDRNIKHLLHHPLVEFIGEIGEAEKTDFLGEAKALLFPICWEEPFGMVLIEAMSCGTPVIAYPRGSVPEILRDGTDGFLVKTPQQAIRAIKWVDQLNRDTIRRNFENRFTANKMATAYIRTYHQVIESIQEKNRHLPLRKNNWNNALSQQLVTKII; the protein is encoded by the coding sequence ATGAAAATTGCACAAATTGCACCTTTAATTGAAGCGGTTCCACCCAGATTTTATGGCGGTACAGAAAGAGTTGTACACTATCTGACGGAGGAGTTGGTGGCCATGGGGCATGATGTAACGCTGTTTGCCAGCGGCGACTCCCGTACCAGTGCATCTCTCGTTCCTGTAGTGGGCAAGTGCCTTAGAATGGATAACCAATGCAGCAATCCGATTTCTTATCAGGTCATTCAATTAAAGGAAGTGATGGCACGGGCGCATGAATTTGACTTACTGCATTTTCATACAGACTTCCTGCATTTTCCCTGGTTGGAGCATAGTAACATACCGCATATAACGACACTTCACGGCCGGCAGGATCTGGCAGAAAATATGGCTATATATAGGAATTTTCCCAATGAAAGAATTGTCTCAATTTCAAATAATCAACGTATACCGTTGCCTGGTGCCGGATGGCTTTCAACCGTCTACCATGGCATTCCTCAAGATCTGCATCATACCGGAAAGGGACGAGGCGGCTACCTGGCTTTTCTGGGAAGGATTTCACCGGAAAAGGGAATTGAACAAGCGATTGAAATAGCGATTGGCGCGAATATTCCATTGAGAATAGCGGCCAAAATCGACCCCTCTGAAGTGGATTACTTTGACCGCAACATAAAACATTTACTACATCACCCGCTCGTCGAATTCATCGGTGAAATAGGCGAAGCAGAAAAAACTGATTTTCTGGGTGAGGCAAAAGCGTTGCTGTTCCCTATTTGCTGGGAAGAGCCCTTCGGAATGGTACTTATAGAAGCAATGAGTTGCGGCACACCGGTGATCGCCTATCCACGCGGTTCAGTTCCTGAAATACTGCGTGACGGCACCGATGGATTTCTGGTGAAGACACCTCAGCAGGCCATCAGAGCCATTAAATGGGTGGATCAGTTAAACAGAGACACCATACGAAGAAACTTCGAAAACCGGTTTACCGCCAATAAAATGGCCACCGCTTATATACGTACCTATCATCAGGTCATTGAGTCCATTCAAGAAAAAAACAGGCATCTGCCCTTAAGAAAAAATAATTGGAATAATGCGCTCAGTCAACAACTGGTCACAAAGATCATATAA